From the genome of Corallococcus macrosporus DSM 14697:
CCGGGCCCCCGCGGGGAAGCCCACCGCCGTGGGCAGGATGCCCACCACCGTGTGGGGCTGTCCATCCAGCGTCAGGGTGCGCCCGACGAGGCCCGGGTCGGCGCCGAAGCGGCGTTGCCACAGCCCCTCGCCAATGACGACGACGGGCGCGGCTCCGGGCTGGTCATCTCCAGGCGAGAAGCCGGGCCCCAGCTTCGGCGCCGTGCCCAGGACCTGGAAGAGGTTGGCCGTGGTGGCCACCACGCTGACCCGCTCCGCGCCTTCGGGCGTCATCAGGTTGCGGCCCTGGAGTTCGTAGGCGGCCACGCCCTCCAGCGAGGGAAGCTGGGTGGCCCAGTCCTGGTAGTTGGGCCACGACACCGAGCCCAGCCACTTCGGGTCCCTGGCTGGCGTCGTCTCGAAGAGGCGAACGAGCTGCGCGGGCTCGTGGTAGGGCAGCGGCCGCAGCAGCACCGCGTCCACCACGCTGAAGATGGCCGCGTTGGCGCCAATCCCAAATGCCAGACACAACGCGGCCACCAGGGTGAAGACCGGGTCCTTCCGGAGCATCCGCACCGCGAACTTGAAGTCGTTCGCGATGTCCCCCACTCCGCCGACGATACGGGCCATGGCCACCTCGCGCGGGCAAGCCTAACAAAAACAGCTCACCCGGCAATGCAGTCACGTCCGGGCCGGGCGGGCAGGTGGGCTCGCGAATCCCGCCACCTGGGCGTGAAGCCCCCAATCCCACGCAAGGGGAATGGGGGCTCCACGGGAGCGTCAGTGAGGGGTGATGCCCTGCTTCTCGCTGGGCGTCTCCGTGAAGGTGGACTTGAACATCGAGGCCAGGCCGTTGACGGTGGAGCCGAAGGCCTCCACGCTCGCCTGCTTGTAGTTGCCCTGCCTGGCGCTCTGGAAGGCGTCACGGCCGAAGTTCAGCGCCTCGCGCTGGTGGGCGTTGACCTCGCTGCGCTCCCCCGTCTCCACCTTCTTCACGTTGTCCATCACGCTGGCCTGCGAGCGCGCGGAGATGCCGATGTTGCCCCGGTCCAGAATCTGGTTCACACCGCCGACCGCGTGGGCGTAGTCGCTCGTCTTGCCCTGCGTGGTCCGGTCGATCTGCTGCCGCATCGGATTCTGGAAGGTGTGGTTCGGCTTGACCTTGAACATGGCGTTTCCCCCGTGGGCCTTCGCGGCCCCGCGATGTGGTGCTTGAAATGGTTGTCGGGGGATGTGGGTTGGAGTTTCCTGTTTGCGCCTTTCTCTCCACAGTGGCACCTGTCTCTCGCCGTGGTCGGGAGGATGGCGACATGCATCAGCGGAGGAGCTGGCAGGGGCCGGTGTTGCAGCCCTTGAGGGGGAGTGGGGCCTTGAGGGTCAGCACGATGCCGACTTCGGAGCCGTAGGCCACTCGCGTTTCTCCTTCCCCGCGCGAGTCCCACGCGCCGAACGGGGTGCCAAAGCGCAGGGCCAGGGAGGCGAAGCCAAACGTGAGGTAGGGGGCGAAGTGTATCCCTGACGTCGGCAGGAACGCCCGCGTCCCTGTCTCGTGCTGCGCCCCGAACTCGAAGCCGAAGGGCCCCGCGGAGAGCTGGAACCCACCCGCCAGCCGGGCGTGGCCGCTCGTCCACTGCGCCTGGGTGAAGATGCCCGTCGCGAGCAGCTTGTCCACGATGTTGTAGGTCACCTCGACGCCCAGCCCCAGGTGCGCATTGCCCGAGCGGCCCGTCACGCTCAGCATGGGGCCCACGCTGAGCCAGTGGTCCCCGGAGGCAATCCAATCCGTCACCGTATCCCGTCGCGCCGCGTGAGCCGCGGGGGCGAGGAGCAGCAGTATCACCAGGAGGTGTTTGAACATGCCCGGTGTGATTGCAACCGGTGTTCCCAGGGCTGCTTCCAATGAAAATGGCAGGTTGTTCCGTGCATCGGATTGCACGGCGCAAAGCGAGTGATGCACTGGCCCGGTAGCGGCGGTGGCGGGTCTGTCCTGCCCCCTGAAACACAGGCAGGAAAACATATACAGACGGGCTCGGGATGGACCAGCACAGTCCATGTCGAGCGCTGCGGCACGGGGACGCCGTGGAAGGCGAGCGAGAATCAGGAGGCCCGCGGCCCGGCGCTCTCCCACGGCGCGACGTGACGCGGTCCCGGCTCGCCGGGCGCTTCAGGGGCCGTCCTTGGGCGGCGCGCGCCCAGGCGCGTCCTCCGTGGCGGCGCCGTGCTTCACGGGGCACGTCCTGGGGAAGGTGCCCAGGGATTCGACGGCGTAGCCCTTCGGGTAGCTGCGGATGTTCTTTCGCTCCCGGGCGTAGGTGGGCGCCTCCTTCGGAGACAGGGCGTAGCGCACGAACCGGCCCCGGGCCTTGAGCGCCAGGCGGAACACCTTGCGGCTGAGGCGCGACGGGTGGGGGTAGTGGAAGGCGTCCAGCAGGGCGTCCTCCATCAGCGTGCGCGCGAAGAGGGTGACGAGCCGCCTGGGCGCGAGGTTCGTCGGCGGGAAGGTGGTGAGCAGCTCCAGCGTGGCGTCCGCGACGGCCTTGCTGCGCGCGTCGAAGGCGAAGTGCGCGGCTTCGTAGCCATCCATGAGGGAGGCGAACGCCTCATGGGTCTCCGGGATGTCCCGGATGCCCATGTGGCGGCCGATGTCGCGGTAGTAGTTCGTCCACGCCGTCACTTCATGGGGCGTGAGTGGCCGCCAGCCGAAGTCGGCAATCCAGCGCACCGGCATCACCACGAAGGTGGAGAGCACGTAGCGCATGTCGTCGTTGGAGATGTCGTAGGCGCCGTGCATCTGGTTCATGCGCCGGAAGGCCTCGCGGCCCTGCTGGCTGGACATGCCGTGCTCCAGGAGGGTGTCCAGGATGAGCACGGTGTCGTCGTAGCGCTTCTGGGTGCGCTGGGTGAACTCGCCGGTGTCGTGCAGGAGCACGCCGATGCTGGGCACCGCGTAGGTGCGGAACAGCGCGAAGCTGAGCGCCTGTTCGACGTCCCAGGGGAACTCGCGGGTGGCCAGGATGCGAACGATGTCCTCGTGCTGTGTCTGGGCGTCGAGGCGGTCCGTGAGGTCGCGTAGCGCGAAACGCTTCATCCATCGCTCCTCT
Proteins encoded in this window:
- a CDS encoding oxygenase MpaB family protein; the protein is MKRFALRDLTDRLDAQTQHEDIVRILATREFPWDVEQALSFALFRTYAVPSIGVLLHDTGEFTQRTQKRYDDTVLILDTLLEHGMSSQQGREAFRRMNQMHGAYDISNDDMRYVLSTFVVMPVRWIADFGWRPLTPHEVTAWTNYYRDIGRHMGIRDIPETHEAFASLMDGYEAAHFAFDARSKAVADATLELLTTFPPTNLAPRRLVTLFARTLMEDALLDAFHYPHPSRLSRKVFRLALKARGRFVRYALSPKEAPTYARERKNIRSYPKGYAVESLGTFPRTCPVKHGAATEDAPGRAPPKDGP